The Micropterus dolomieu isolate WLL.071019.BEF.003 ecotype Adirondacks linkage group LG14, ASM2129224v1, whole genome shotgun sequence DNA segment AGGGTGTGGTCGTACACCGCCCCCGAGTCGGACAAAATGTCCCTGCCCTCATACACCACCATCCTGTGATGGGAACACAACACAGCTAACATCATATGTAGCATTTATCACAGATGCAGACCACAACTATAGGtataagagaaaaaaataaattctcatttcaaattaaaaaaagtctataatgttaaaataagtgGTGAAAAGCAGCTAAGATATGGTAATTTATAGTACTAATATAGtaataatatagtaataataCAGTAATCCACTATATTACTCTGATAGCTATAATTACTTTGCAGGTTAAGATTTTAAAACTTTCTGGACTTTGAACTCTAAAATGAAATGCTGAGCTCCACCTTAGCTAGATACAATGTTAAAATGCTGCatacatcagtaataataatccagtAGTATAATTTATAACAATATAACTCTGACAGAGGCTATTTTACCTGCATAATGGGAACTTTTAAATTCATTCTTTGAGTCAATTCTGCTGCTGGTACTCATTTTTACACTGGGAATGTTCATGTATTTTACATGCTGTTCtctattttactttacattccTGGATAACACTGAGGTCATGACGTCAAATGGGGCAGTTACAATGGTGCTTCATAGCAACTATCCAAACTATCAGTGTGTCTGTCCTTCACAATCAAAGAGCAGGAGCTTCTTTTCAGCCTCACATTCAATAAGCGTACAGTCATCCTACAATAATTCAGTACCCAAAATACAACACAGCCATCATTTCACATCTTCACAGAGCCTTAAGAGTATTTTACTAATTGGAACAACTGCACTTGGCACATCACAGATTTGTTCCCTTTTTCCTCATGATTTCTCAGCTTGAAAACTTTGCTATAGTACTATAGTAAAGTGTACTTGTTCTGTCCAGCTGCACATTAACAACACAAACCACAGAAAACTCACTGCCCGGGGGTGTTTTTGCAAGTCCATTAGTGAGAACTACAACTAAGTAGAACTGGATGTGGCAGGTTGAGAAGAACTGGGTACAACACAGAAAGTGAATTATGCTGTTATAAAATAACTCTTTGAGATTGATGATATTCTCCATTGTAAGAACATCTGAGGGTGATTATTTTTCTTCAAAGGTGGAACTAAATGtgattttcacatatttaggaAGTTATTCAGCACATTGTTGCTCCACTTAAACCTCCAAGAAGTAAACTAGTACTGACTCAGACccaaatgtgtcatttttgcatgttttatccCATTTAGAAAACTATCACATATATCTACTTCattagatttttaaaatcaaCCTACAGTACACAGTAAACCCTGCTTTAATTCGGTGATCTCCAGTGAGCGGAGCAGTTGTAAGAACAGATTGATTTGAAAAGTCTGGACTGAATTTGTACAaatcagtaaaacaaaaataaacacagacatgatgTTCATAAATCTTAatcaagtctgaagtctctgCAAGTTGATTTTCACGCATTCACATCCTTAGAAGCAATATAGGAAAATTATGTATATGTGATGTGTAGTAAATGGGCTAAAATGCTGGCAAGGTCCTTTAAAAGCCAAGCCAATAATCTAAAATGTTCTAActgtaaactaaaatgtaaaggTTACTGGTAACATAGAAGTATTCTCACTTGAGAGCAATTGTTCCTCTAAGGAAGTCCAGAAATCTTTGTTTTTGCAACTTTAAAAGTTGGGTGATTTCCATGATCGCAATCCAGCTGTAGTTTGTGGCAGCTggacatgaaaatataaattcagATTCCAAAGAGGAAAACCAGCCAAGTGACAGATGCTTTTAACTCAGTACATCTACAGGTTCATATATCAGTTGTCCTGTCCGTGACTATCTGTGCTTATAGACACAACTATTTACCACAGCAATGTTTGTTTCCTCATGTATGCTGGATATTCTGGGTTCGGTCTCATTAAAGAATCTCACATTACTAAATCTAACCactgttacatttttatatgatGAAGTTATATGATGACAGTCTTCGTACCTGATGAACCCGGTCTTGGGTCTGTGGATGAGGTGCATGCGGTAGGCTGTGAAGTCCTTCCAGCCAATTTTATTGGGGTCGTGCCACAGAGTTCTCACCTGAAACaggcacagacacaaacacacacacacacacacacacacacacacacacgtcagtgTGGAAGTAAATTGTACCAGAGTATCTGCACTATACTGTACTAATCTAACAAAGAATTGTCTGTTCAAGGTTGTTTTAGGGAAGGTTTATCTGTTCAAATAaggaagaaaagacagagagatttAAAGTCAATGAGTCGTACCTGGTGTCTGGTGTTTCCAGTGTGCCACAGGGCATTACGTAGATACTCCCCTGGTCCTGTGGTGGAGTTGACCAGTTTGATTGAGACTCCTGCCGTGCCAAAAGCTTTGGACGGCATTTTCTCCCAGTAGGCCTGAGACACCTGCTCTCATAGAAAGAAAGAATGCGGATAAAAGAGAGTGAAGGTTAAGTCGATGTTTGTACAGTAgtactttcttttcttttatgcaCTTTTCCATTTCTTGCTCGTGTGAACTGTAATCTAAAATGTGTTATGAAATAGAGGAGAAATGCAAAGGAGGTCATGGTCAAGGAGATATTTGAAAATGCATATAGATGGATGTAATATTTGACTCAAAAAACCCAGATTAAAGATTTTAAAGGACAATTTAGGTAAGATTGCCGCTACAATTAGTGAAATCAGTAGGAGTTATTATCAATGTTAAAGTCAGCCTTCAAACCTCACCTGTTTCCACATGACAACATAGAAGCGTCGACTGGACTGGTAGGCGAACACAATGCCTGCGTAGTCGTCATCTCGGTTGGTATTAACATAAAATGTCACACTGAAGTCTACCGAGCTGAACTTGTCATAACCTTTTGAAACAATGGGATCTTAGTTTTATAGacaatattcattttaattttgtggGTTAAGTATTCTTTATTATAGTTAATCCCACCTAAAGCGATGCCAGGGTCCGAGTTGGCTGTCTGCAGCAGCTCGGTGCCTTGGCTGCGGATCACCCACAGAGGGTCAGACTGTGTTGTGCCTTTTGGGTCCAGCAAAACAACCTGAAACTTCCTGAAGTCTGTGGACCCAATATCCTGGTTTAGCGGACAGGGATCCAGCGCATCTGGAATACTGTCATTGTCAAAGTCGTCAAAGCATGCATCTCCACTACCATCACCTGCAAGAGGGAGGGATAAGGAGAGAGAATGCAACCATGTGATTTCctgaattcattcattttttccaAGAATGGGCAAAAAACCATGCAAACGTAGTGACAAAGTCCTGTATAATGGTGGATAGATTAAATGATCTTTTTTCATGATTAATCACACTACAGAGAGCCATAAACTGTTTATGTTGATGTCCAACATTAACATGACCTGGACCACTGGAAACATACTGGACTGACTGCATGACTGTAAAATCCATTTATCATAAATTGTACAAAATATCTTCCCCATGTGACAGCAAATGAATCAGCATTTGTTCACATCTGTATCATGATATCAGAGATATCAGTTATTTTGATGTATTACAGCAAATTAATAGCAGTTTTTGAGAAGGCTTTTCTGACATCGAAAAATTTTAACAACACTGACCATCAGAGTCCAACTGGTCCCTGTTGGGCACTAGTCTACAATTGTCCCGGTCATCAGGGATACCGTCGTTGTCGTCGTCATGGTCACAGGCGTCTCCCTTCCCGTCCTTGTCATGGTCAGCCTGGTTGCTATTGGCAATGTAGGGACAGTTGTCTAGAGAGTTTTGGTGGCCATCCTCATCAATGTCCTCGTTGTTGTCGCACATGTCCCCCACCAGGTCACTGTCAGAGTCTAGCTGCAAACACAcgcataaaatatatttgtatgttTAAATAGTAGTAAATCACAGGTCTCCGCACTGAGCTTTACCTTAACCAGCAGACCCACTCCCATGACTTCCAAgattttattgtaatatttcCTTTTCATGTATCCATACCTGATTGATTGCCACTAATAAATTGTTACCCGGTACCAGTTGTGCTtttatgcatttgtgtttttcagaaaCCTGCAGTGGGTTGTGAAGAAGGGGACAGTTGTCACACTGGTCTCCAACACCATCCAAGTCTGTGTCCCTCTGGTCAGTGTTGTAGACCAAGGGACAGTTGTCACGGTCATTCAGAACCtctggagaaagagagacagacacacgcAGAGACAGAAAATTGTATTTCCTGTTATTATACATAAACATGACACGCCAACCAAAATAAATCGAAACTATGTTTGGGTTAATGTAATTCGATCCATATTTTTTGAGTCAGTAAATTCCACATATAGTTACTTTATTACACTACCAATCGATCCTGGTCCCAGTCTGTAGTGTTCATTGCCACagaatttattttcctttcccGAGAAAATACAGTAATTCTGTTCTTGAAGCACCCCAAAAATCTGTGAAAATCTATGAGGAATCTGGGACACAGTGATGTCACGCACCCCCCCATCCCCGACATATAAATACAGCAATCAAGTGTCAGAAGTGTGTAAGATTACTGGTTGGGTTTAGGATAAGGTTGGGTTGAAATTAAGCATCATAGAAAATTACCAGTTCAAATGCATTTTCAGAATTGGTGAAGGGGTTTAGTTAATGCGAGGCATTGAATTGCTCTTCAAGTTTGATTTCCTTTACCTCTGTGATGAATAGATACAAATTATGTAATTATCTCATCATAATTGGATGAGTAACTGCACGGTACAGGCCTGGTTTAGTGAGTATCTCCTACCGTCTCCATCAATGTCGATGCTGCAGGCGTCTCCCTCTCCATTGTCATCCGTGTCTGTCTGCAGCGGGTTGCTATCAAATGGACAGTTATCACAGCGGTCCCCAACCCCATCTCTGTCGGAGTCAAACTGCCTAGGGTTGTAAACCAGCGGGCAGTTGTCCtatcccaaacacacacacattcacacatgcatacatacacacacacacaggatattAATATTTGCCTGTTTTCAGTCACTGTATCTTCAGATTTACTTGTCGAAGATGCATAAATGTCTGAGCCATAGTCTCACCCTCTCGTCTATGATGTCGTCATTGTCATCATCAGGATCACAGGCATCTCCCTGTCCGTCATTGTCCAGGTCTTCCTGTCCAGAGTTTGGTAGCATGGGGCAATTGTCCTGCAGCCAATCACAACTCAGTTTAGTGAAATCGCATCCAACCAGAAAACTGCTAACCAAtcagattatatttttttaattctctatttttttttattttattattttaccttttGACAGTGATAGGTTGCATTCTGCTTGCAGGTTAATCTGTTGTTGGGCCAGCCATCTAGATCAGAGTCTTCACCACACAGAAATCCATCGCCCGCGAACCCGacagcgcacacacacttgtacaAAACCTCAGACGCCAGGCCCAGATACACACACTCAGCATACttgtggcaggtgtgtgtgttgtctttgCAAGGATTGTATGGTTCACAAACCTATAACCAAAGCAAGTATTTGAGAATACAAAAGTCATTCATGATTGTAGTTCAAAGCAAGTAAAGTGGTTCatacaaaaaggaaaacacatgCCTGTCTGGTTGTCTGCGCTTCCTGCAGTCCGAGGCCATATGGCTGGGTTCCTTTATAGCGATGAGGACAGGGCAGACAGTAGAAACCAGGGTCTGTGTTTACACACTCAGTGACACAGATGCCCTCCACTTCACACTGCAGAGATGGAGGGATTAGCCATGTTCAGCATATCAAACACAGATTGTAAATACAAAGGTTTTACAGGTGATGAGTACAGGAGGAGCTCTCTGCCAGGATCAGACTACACAACACTTCTTTCATGATGTGTAAATGTGATCAGGGAGGATCAGAGAGAAACTCGCAAGATCCGGAAAGTGTACAAACCAAGTTTCAAGGTGCATGTCGTAGACCTCAAATTAGTCAGAGTAGGTAAAATCAAGAGTCTACAACCATGTTAGCAGTTCTGTGAGGCAgtattgctgtgttttgagCTAAGTGAGAACATCAGCGTgcttacaatgacaatgctaacatgctgatgattagcaggtataatgtttaccatgttagtATCTTTGTTTAGTGTGTTTGTAAACTAAGATGTGCTGATTAGCACTAAACATGTACAAgtccagctgaggctgatgggaatataATTAGTTGgtcaggtatttggtcataaaccaaagtattgcacaaattaaaattttgacctggCTGCTagatgaaaatgtaattaattgattatattttttatattgtatgtGCCTTTCTAGTCATCCAtctactcaaagcgctttacgcTACATGTAATCCATCGGTTAGATGTTGAGATTTTTTACTGGATATGTGTAAACTTTGATTGGCATTAGATTAAAAGTCAATgggtctgtacaaaatttcatatTAATcaagttgttgagatatttctctGTCTGACTGAACACACCGACAGACTGGAGCCATCCCTACATCCATGCTTAAAAAATGTTGAAGTTTGTCTTTATGGCCCCACATGGCATCTTACTGAAGATGTAGAATTAGTTGATGTCATGTGGTCTGATCCTTTGCCTGCTCTTATTACCTCGTTCTCATCTTCACAGTGAGTGCCATTGCCATTTAAACCCAACGGACAGCGTCCACACTCCCAGGATCCATCACTATGTGATGTGCAGTCCACCCCAGGAAAACATGGATTTGAGATCAAACATATATCTGAAAACAcatattgaattgaataaagttgttttttttatcctccaTTGTTTGAAAACAGGTTTCATCCAATAAAAAAGGAATAAGGTTCATCCATGGACATGGGGCTTAGCCTACTTACAGTTACTACACTTGTAGTAAGTATTGTACACAGTAAAATGTGCCTATATCCTGAGGTTTGTGGACAGGGTTAAGGTTTACCTATAGGACATGGTTGTTTGTTACATCCTTCATAGTCCACAGCATCTCCAGCACAAGGCTTCCCACCATTCTGAGGGGCGGGGTTCAAACAATCCCGCTGGCGACTCATAAGACCTCCCCCACACGACTCTGAGCACAGTGACCACTCAGTCCAGCTTGTCCAGCCTCCAGCGActacacacaagcacatcatTTACATGTAAGCCTGCTAAGTACTACAGCgcagtctgtgtgtgcatttgtgctCGTATACTCACTGGGGCAGAGTGTATTGTTGCAAGGTGATGTCTCCCTGGCGCTGCCCGTACACCCTCTGCCCCCCTTCTGTGGTGGAGGGTTGTTGCAGAGACGTACCCGTGTGATATTGCCTTCTCCACATGTGGTTGTACAGGCAGACCAGGGAGACCAAAGGCCCCAGTTCCCGACAGCACGCGCTAGACATGcaacaagaaaataaagacTGTAAAAAGTCCAGGTTTTTTCTATACAGTAGCATGGAAAAGTCTTTAAGTAGAATTCATCACAGACCACCACCAAAGCTGCACATTGTGTATACATTTACAGAACTACAACATGTTTCCAATTATGATTACAGTCTTTAGAATCCATTCATCTAAAGCTCCATATTTTTCTCTTTGAGGATAATTCAATTCGACCCGCCGTgctcaatcaatcaaaaaatcTATTAAATCAAGACATGTGACAAATCAGACATGTAGAGTGATATCCTACCCTTGCGGTCACACTTCATCGGCATGCAGCTGCGGGTTTGGACTGACGGGCCTGCACAGGATGGCATGATGCCATTGCAGGATCGGCCCCTTTGTTGCCCTCCGCGTCCACAGGTTACAGAACAGTAGGTCCACTCGGACCACGGAGACCAGCCATCTTCATTGTCTTTATATACATAAATGGTATACCTTTACCATATTTTGTGATCTTAGCACATATTTTCAACACTAAATCTTAgttgcaaacaaacaaaactcactttgacagacaggacagCACGTTCCATCGATAAAAGATGGATTGATGCAGGATACAGGAGGGCAAGACACCTGCTGACACACCACCTTTCCATCCTACACAATGCGAGGAAGATTCAATTCAAAATGTGTTCATACATTCAGAATTTGCAATATTATTAGTCAAACCATGCTAGTTCGATCCAGACGTTGTGCTAAATACCAGACCTTGCAGAGGAATGGCATGCTGTCATGACTCATAATAAGTCTGCCTACTCCCTCAATCCATCATTGAAAAACTAATGATGTTTtataaagagaaacagactcagagaggaggatgaagcAAGCACGAAATATAGGAGACTAACAAAGGCAGCTCTGGAAATAAATGAAACCACATTGCATACAAGTGGAACTTAAGTATCTCACCAACTgcttaatacattttaaaggaatagttagacattttggaaaattttCTTTCTTGCCGTATCTACAGCCAGGATACTGTTAACTTAGCACATAACTCTCTGTAAAATCACAACCTGTTAATTCCTCTTTTCGGTTTTTGTACATATatagatatgagagtggtatcaatcgtCTCATCTAACcctcagaaagaaagcaaatagcTAATTTCAATTtcccaagatgtaaaaatattcatACAAAACTATGCTACATTAGAGACAGAGAAGTCTTGGACTTTTTTATGTTCCAGGGTTTTACCAGGTCAAAACTTTCAAGTACCAAGTCAAGTCAAGGGTTTAGTTTAGTATTAAGAGTTCTAAGTAATGTAGTCTTGCAGCTGTCACCCCCATATATGttatgtatttaaataattcaaataaaataacaataatggaCTTGAGTCAGACTTGAGTCACAATGAAGacgtgagacttgacttggacttccCTTGAAAGACTTAAACACTACTCTGGGCTGCATACAAAATAGAATTACAGATAAAGATGCAAGTGATTGCAGTATAGAATATTTTCCATCTAACCTACAGCAGACGCTGCAGGTGATGTTTCAGTCTGTTGTCTATCTATGACAGATCACTCTCATGGGAAACACTTCATTGCTGATATATTAGATTGTGGTTACATAAGATTTGTTCAACACTGACCTGGCAAGTACAGGAGGTGCAGCTGTCCACCTCCCAATTCTCCCCTTGCTCATACACTCGTCCATCCTGCACACACCAGATCTCCCCGTCTCGATCTCTGTCAAGATCATTGACATCACCATGACCATCGCCACGGCCATCACCATGACCATCGCCACGGCCATCACCATGACCATCGCCACGGCCATCACCGCTGCCATCGCCACGGCCATCACCACGACCATCGCCACGGCCATCGCCATGACCATCGCCACGGCCATCACCATGACCATCGCCACGGCCATCACCGCTGCCATCGGCACGGCCATCACCTCGACCATTGCCACGGCCATCACCACGACCATCGCCCCGGCGATCACCACGACCATCGCCACGACCATCGCTACGACCATGGCCACGACCATGGCCCCGACCATTGCCACGACCATGGCCACGACCATCACTCCGGTCATCGCCACGATCATCGCCACGGCCATCGCCACGGCCATCACCACGGCCATCGCCACGGCCATCGCCACGGCCATCACCACGGCCAcggccactgctgctgctgctgctgctgctgctgctgctgctgttgctgttgctgttgctgttgctcaGCTCAGCCAAAGATATGCGCATCTCTTCATTTTCTCTTGActgacaatacaaaataaataaaacaaatacatttatttgtatgtatCCCTGAACACACAGACCTGTTGAATTTGACTAGAATGGTGGTTGAGTTTATTAGTAGCCAACATTTCAACACTGATGGTATTCTTTCTGCTTGTGTTTCCACCCCAAAATTAGCAGGACATTTGCCACAAACCACTGTGCTTCCTGCCAGAAATAGGATGTCACTACTTGTTCCATTTCCACTGAAAGAAGAGCTACTCTTTCTTGGTTTTGTCACACAAATTTCTCACAAAACTCTGTCAAATACAGTGCAATGTGCACCGCAGAGACTTAGACAGCGTTCTCTCCGATTGTGTCCATTTGTTTATTATAATTACAAAATGCGTCATTTTATGACGTTTCACAGATGTTGAAGTGTCGGACTTCCTTTTTTTTGATAGAAAATTAATTACATAATCCAATGTCTTGCTCAAGCcacatcaaaataaatgtagcaTCAGagagacaacaaacaaataCCGATATGCAGATAAGCGTGCATATAATTGTTTGTCTTACTACTCTCTCCAGGTCCTCAAGCAGGTTGCTGGTCACAATACGCAGGCCTTGGATCTCAGTGAGCAAGCCCACCAGGTCCTCGCACGGATGACGACAGATTTCTGATGACACATTGTCAACTTTTGCACCACCCACACCTGTAGAGGAGGCACAGGTGTGTGTGGAATAATGGAATGATGATATATTTGAAAATACTATATGTGTCTGTGAGCAAATGCACATGTGAGAGCATGTGTGGTACCTGCACACACAGCTGCCGCACAGAAGAATATCAAAAGCCAGGGGAAACCTCTCAGCGGACTCATTCCTGTTCCCACATAAATCACATACGCAATCACCATGAAATATAGCAACTATACTGCTACACAACCACACAATAAAAGCAGGACTGCTGCAGAGGAGataaaagatgaagatgaagagggaATTAACCTTGCATACCTGTGTCTTCCTCGCTGGTCTTCCTTTCTCCACGATTAGAAATCACGGCTGGTAGGCTCGTCCCTGCTGAAGCTCCACGGGAGCTATGATGGAATGTCTgtccttttttcctctttcttatTTCCTTATCTGTTTGTTTCCTTCTCGCCTTGGCATCTGGATCGGCACAGCTTCCTCAGTCATTGGTTGTTAAAGCATCCAAAAGAAATAGAGGTTGGTGCGAGCGAAATCTGGGTGAAGAACATGCAGACAGCTCTGTTAGTTCTGTAAAAAGTTCTAATGTGGTTATGTATTTGTTTGAGagtatgtgtctatgtgtgtgtgtgtttgtgtgtgtgtgtgtgtgtgtgtgtgaggcaggaGCGGGGGCCATATATTACCCTTCTGTCTGGCGATGAATTGGGCTGC contains these protein-coding regions:
- the LOC123982533 gene encoding thrombospondin-2-like; translation: MSPLRGFPWLLIFFCAAAVCAGVGGAKVDNVSSEICRHPCEDLVGLLTEIQGLRIVTSNLLEDLERVSRENEEMRISLAELSNSNSSGDGHGDVNDLDRDRDGEIWCVQDGRVYEQGENWEVDSCTSCTCQDGKVVCQQVSCPPVSCINPSFIDGTCCPVCQNNEDGWSPWSEWTYCSVTCGRGGQQRGRSCNGIMPSCAGPSVQTRSCMPMKCDRKARAVGNWGLWSPWSACTTTCGEGNITRVRLCNNPPPQKGGRGCTGSARETSPCNNTLCPIAGGWTSWTEWSLCSESCGGGLMSRQRDCLNPAPQNGGKPCAGDAVDYEGCNKQPCPIDICLISNPCFPGVDCTSHSDGSWECGRCPLGLNGNGTHCEDENECEVEGICVTECVNTDPGFYCLPCPHRYKGTQPYGLGLQEAQTTRQVCEPYNPCKDNTHTCHKYAECVYLGLASEVLYKCVCAVGFAGDGFLCGEDSDLDGWPNNRLTCKQNATYHCQKDNCPMLPNSGQEDLDNDGQGDACDPDDDNDDIIDERDNCPLVYNPRQFDSDRDGVGDRCDNCPFDSNPLQTDTDDNGEGDACSIDIDGDEVLNDRDNCPLVYNTDQRDTDLDGVGDQCDNCPLLHNPLQLDSDSDLVGDMCDNNEDIDEDGHQNSLDNCPYIANSNQADHDKDGKGDACDHDDDNDGIPDDRDNCRLVPNRDQLDSDGDGSGDACFDDFDNDSIPDALDPCPLNQDIGSTDFRKFQVVLLDPKGTTQSDPLWVIRSQGTELLQTANSDPGIALGYDKFSSVDFSVTFYVNTNRDDDYAGIVFAYQSSRRFYVVMWKQVSQAYWEKMPSKAFGTAGVSIKLVNSTTGPGEYLRNALWHTGNTRHQVRTLWHDPNKIGWKDFTAYRMHLIHRPKTGFIRMVVYEGRDILSDSGAVYDHTLAGGRLGLFVFSQEHVLFSDLRYECRDN